A genome region from Akkermansiaceae bacterium includes the following:
- a CDS encoding MotA/TolQ/ExbB proton channel family protein translates to MLEQILKGGPLMIPLMLCSMVSLAVVYDRWMAFRENRKIDTRSLRSKVLARLRENNIPAAITECETARGPIASVLLAGLRSYQQLHGKKESSETMRLVVGQVMEDYSAQAMSVVNRRLDVLTIIGVAAPLLGMTGTVTGMIASFAGLAEAGNVGGGGAVADGIAEALVTTAVGLIVALTAVIPQSVYNRWSDEIELEIEEANSEFVEFILTHH, encoded by the coding sequence ATGTTAGAACAGATACTGAAAGGCGGGCCGCTGATGATCCCGCTGATGCTTTGCAGCATGGTCAGCCTCGCCGTTGTCTATGACCGCTGGATGGCCTTCCGCGAGAACCGCAAGATCGACACGCGGTCGTTGCGCTCCAAGGTTCTCGCCCGCCTCCGCGAAAACAACATCCCTGCCGCGATCACCGAGTGCGAGACCGCACGCGGGCCCATCGCCTCGGTGCTGCTTGCGGGCCTGCGCTCCTACCAGCAGCTCCACGGGAAAAAGGAAAGCTCGGAGACCATGCGCCTTGTCGTCGGGCAGGTGATGGAAGACTACAGCGCCCAGGCGATGAGCGTGGTCAACCGCCGCCTCGATGTCCTCACCATCATCGGGGTCGCCGCACCCCTGCTCGGCATGACCGGCACCGTCACCGGCATGATCGCCTCCTTCGCCGGCCTCGCCGAGGCGGGCAATGTCGGCGGCGGCGGAGCCGTCGCGGACGGCATCGCCGAAGCCCTGGTGACCACCGCCGTCGGCCTCATCGTCGCCCTTACCGCCGTCATCCCCCAAAGCGTCTACAACCGCTGGAGCGACGAGATCGAGCTGGAGATCGAGGAAGCGAACAGCGAGTTCGTGGAGTTCATCCTGACGCATCATTGA
- a CDS encoding biopolymer transporter ExbD — MRKKYSKEKKHRSGEIPTGSFSDIAFLLIIYFLVATTLVKVKTITADLPSGEKSAQTESEKTPIVNLRGAEIFLNDKKLTMDELEDRLAALELGAKEPSDRVVMLESAKGTPYGNYFQALAAISANEGVVAIVEEGN, encoded by the coding sequence ATGAGAAAGAAATACAGCAAGGAAAAGAAGCATCGCAGCGGCGAGATCCCCACGGGATCTTTCTCCGATATTGCGTTCCTTCTGATCATCTATTTCCTCGTGGCGACGACTCTCGTAAAAGTGAAAACCATCACCGCCGACCTCCCGTCTGGTGAGAAATCCGCACAGACGGAATCCGAAAAAACCCCCATCGTGAACCTGCGCGGCGCTGAAATTTTCCTGAATGACAAGAAGCTAACGATGGACGAGCTGGAGGATCGGCTTGCGGCGCTGGAGCTTGGCGCCAAGGAACCCTCGGATCGGGTTGTGATGCTGGAGTCCGCGAAGGGCACCCCGTACGGAAATTACTTCCAGGCACTCGCCGCGATCAGCGCGAACGAGGGTGTGGTCGCCATCGTGGAGGAGGGGAACTGA
- a CDS encoding biopolymer transporter ExbD gives MPIASMGDIAFLLIIFFLVCSEVSKEKSNLQVELPLSQHVEKMKAQVVARVAVDETGVIYFDGEEVDSAKDVEWGVRALLTNTVADEQRHVQFKCDSALPKEIFEPVIQAIAAAGGIIEAVGELDQ, from the coding sequence GTGCCGATCGCGAGCATGGGCGATATCGCGTTCCTTCTCATCATCTTCTTCCTGGTGTGCAGCGAGGTTTCCAAGGAAAAGAGCAATCTCCAGGTGGAGCTGCCGCTTTCACAGCATGTCGAAAAAATGAAGGCGCAGGTGGTGGCGCGGGTGGCCGTCGATGAAACCGGCGTGATCTATTTCGACGGCGAAGAGGTGGACAGCGCGAAGGACGTGGAGTGGGGCGTGCGGGCTTTGCTGACGAACACCGTCGCCGACGAGCAGAGGCATGTGCAGTTCAAGTGCGACAGCGCCCTGCCCAAGGAAATTTTCGAGCCTGTCATCCAGGCCATCGCCGCGGCCGGCGGCATCATAGAGGCGGTCGGCGAGCTCGACCAATGA
- a CDS encoding DUF4159 domain-containing protein — MSPNIRAEIPAVRVDEIPTDPSTFKARLVSAAVLMLTGLAAAAWAWGPDVLAAFLSRNGEIAILFSGNNTSASLNLCIQSFGILAAICAVAGGMGFWRNRSTYHLLRIALLAVYLVVAFYVFTVWQGVFAILREEIAVDGSKQDKATTILLWWGACWPALAVAGYAAWCHVMLRSRSVFAAFSGKTGDAMEGDRLLEDVRTHGRDPRHRRSLYASILTHLLIIVIIPYILSLGGCVEAYKVPQGSGNPVVAMVKMVQPKKKKKQTLTLRPNSAIIFDQPDLDNTEVDQVMEQKTQVTYEASANAKAGKMGKGGGTKGGWPEGMEDYKIRFIRLEHSGAGWDDGMDQTDADINFLRAFAQSTGFRKIASKGESHSIALLRKYPDDGFPPFVYLTGNSDMGRISSEDAKTLREYCLKGGMLIADAGSARFHQSFLHFMRQVFPDKPLLDIADDDMIYQLPYGFPDGAPAFWGHGGRRALGVKHEGRWCVFYHPGDMNDAWKSQGYTDVSPEMREAAMNLGINLVYYSFNQWNDAISKKKK, encoded by the coding sequence ATGAGCCCCAACATACGAGCAGAGATCCCCGCAGTGAGGGTTGATGAGATCCCTACGGATCCATCCACCTTCAAGGCTCGGCTTGTCAGTGCCGCGGTGCTCATGCTCACCGGGCTTGCCGCCGCCGCATGGGCGTGGGGCCCGGATGTTCTTGCCGCTTTCCTTTCCCGCAACGGCGAGATCGCCATCCTGTTTTCCGGCAACAATACAAGCGCCTCCCTAAATCTCTGCATCCAGTCATTCGGCATTCTCGCCGCCATCTGCGCGGTGGCCGGAGGGATGGGCTTCTGGCGGAACCGCAGCACCTACCACCTGCTCCGCATCGCGCTGCTGGCGGTTTATCTGGTCGTGGCGTTTTACGTTTTCACCGTCTGGCAGGGCGTGTTCGCCATCCTCAGGGAAGAGATCGCTGTCGATGGCTCGAAGCAGGACAAGGCCACCACCATCCTGCTCTGGTGGGGCGCCTGCTGGCCCGCGTTGGCCGTGGCGGGTTATGCCGCATGGTGCCATGTGATGCTCCGCAGCCGCTCGGTGTTCGCCGCCTTTTCCGGGAAGACCGGAGATGCCATGGAGGGCGACCGCTTGCTTGAGGATGTTCGCACCCATGGCCGCGACCCGCGCCACCGCCGCAGCCTCTACGCAAGTATCCTGACCCACCTGCTCATCATCGTCATCATCCCTTACATCCTCAGCCTCGGCGGATGTGTGGAGGCCTACAAGGTGCCTCAGGGCAGCGGAAATCCGGTGGTTGCCATGGTGAAAATGGTGCAGCCGAAGAAGAAAAAGAAGCAGACCCTCACTCTGCGCCCAAACTCAGCGATCATCTTCGACCAGCCGGATCTCGACAACACCGAGGTCGATCAGGTCATGGAGCAGAAAACCCAGGTGACCTACGAGGCATCCGCCAATGCGAAGGCCGGGAAAATGGGCAAGGGCGGCGGCACCAAAGGCGGCTGGCCGGAGGGGATGGAGGATTACAAGATCCGCTTCATCCGCCTTGAGCATTCCGGCGCGGGCTGGGATGACGGCATGGATCAAACCGATGCGGACATCAATTTCCTCCGCGCCTTCGCACAGTCCACAGGCTTCAGGAAAATCGCCAGCAAGGGCGAGAGCCACTCCATCGCCCTCCTGCGGAAGTATCCTGACGACGGCTTCCCTCCCTTCGTCTATCTAACAGGAAACTCCGACATGGGCCGCATCAGCTCCGAGGATGCGAAGACGTTGCGCGAGTATTGCCTGAAAGGAGGGATGCTCATCGCGGATGCGGGCAGTGCGCGTTTCCACCAGTCTTTCCTGCACTTCATGCGCCAGGTGTTCCCGGACAAGCCGCTGCTCGACATCGCCGACGACGACATGATCTATCAGCTCCCCTACGGCTTCCCGGACGGCGCACCCGCCTTCTGGGGCCATGGCGGCAGGCGCGCGCTCGGCGTGAAACACGAAGGCCGCTGGTGCGTCTTCTACCACCCCGGTGATATGAACGACGCATGGAAATCCCAGGGCTACACCGATGTGTCGCCCGAGATGCGCGAGGCCGCCATGAACCTCGGCATCAACCTGGTTTACTACTCCTTCAACCAGTGGAATGACGCGATTTCCAAGAAGAAGAAATGA
- a CDS encoding HEAT repeat domain-containing protein — MKSLAFSAALLTAILALPAAAEERTHTQEEMDALLRDGDLGAEEVERPANLPDLTKGELIPPAKKKEPKPWYYGPTGIVGLMVGDFVGDQIQVQSTLNGSPAHGKFMWGDVITGMNGKKFEPGGHLGILIGNAIIEAEKEENGGKITFQVWRDKNYAARFGKQDVAGVDVDKLFDEVRDDNSLYDWKPEEERTKEVTKLGFDKFPIVPETFEVELKLRTMPAYSDTAPYDCPKTQQILEDAWKVLEKKFVADPKDPRSGKGGIIEAMALVASGKPEHRKIVHDWVRGPNSPWRPPTEPPGAMFEPGYKGYKGYQSWHHGFGGLYCALYYDATGDDFVLPALRKYAIDTAMGQSGGGSWGHTFAYPSFNGGELHRMNPGYGALNAAGNRCFFLITLAQKLGIKDPEIDAAVIRAQKFFSSFIDQGALPYGDHGAAGTDDSNGKNTGIAFSLKLLGDKYGAKYFSQMSTHASFTPRGGHAHDYHTQWSAWGATLCGPEGRIAAERNMRWSRTLARMFDGSFVYHSPGGYSALRDPTATQVFNQAVIYKQTLITGKDEDKELWTTEREMKQLLTSARGQLNDPALIARSGKPWQERSTDEIFDLLDIFFPKARGAYADELGKRYQAGEKEILPRLVELLGSDEPRLREGACRGLLACGNDAVLENLSKLTKLLDDPKDFVRISAVNVISKSTETEETQLAMLEATAAPQQAVAPNSVRNATQVPLFGDDSPLAKSPFEAGFDEDLVYRALEKLIELDPVGKGFIASRNGVWDKETVVRLAGPLTFAAEEEQIGDQMFANRAAPARELLRKFGYREAYEASAHLLRKKAGVPRDIRAKVTFKDPLIDPPIVLGSPGAFRDFAGFLRTVLTDDPNLSVTTKDERNKWVEVTTNLDTLLARIEAAKPVPNLPSIADEAGSFFRKNLDAADGTGAKLKLCRATLADPDRKDYFRKMAAMDYLAETLGPDALEDFAPYLSHPYWRLREHSRKLAPGLVAGSGNLLNDLFAKTKDPRAASGILDTLALCKVESGLSTAKQAMSHEEPLVRQSAIRATMALGGNAVIPEVVAHLKASTSKEDLRGCEEALDPLIGDPAFDAALRDALIAMLPDAEPSARPIAYYLIARIGDAPSIDVLKKAAQTDSLTEFEEICYALSYSPSRAADKLMLELAATDKRSAEIVGAHSVRRMVIGPKGYGDVTVAEKMDFAEAMLKLALDRQLITQLSHIPEARAMRALMFCLEKGVESAAGNLITCAEGMGKLSPADSEIAAKALQDVIEYIEVTRLRGGIQAHMSKDDKYVEWKELQARAGKVLLRIHKPGEAPIPEFDTLEFE; from the coding sequence ATGAAATCCCTCGCATTCTCCGCCGCCCTTCTAACAGCGATTCTCGCCTTGCCCGCCGCCGCCGAGGAGCGCACCCACACCCAGGAGGAGATGGACGCGCTCCTCAGGGACGGCGACCTTGGCGCCGAGGAAGTGGAGCGCCCGGCAAACCTCCCTGATCTCACCAAGGGCGAGCTCATCCCCCCTGCAAAGAAGAAGGAGCCGAAGCCATGGTATTACGGGCCGACCGGGATCGTGGGATTGATGGTCGGTGATTTCGTAGGGGATCAGATCCAGGTGCAGAGCACGCTCAATGGCTCCCCCGCCCATGGGAAATTCATGTGGGGCGATGTGATCACCGGAATGAACGGGAAAAAGTTCGAGCCCGGCGGGCACCTTGGTATCCTGATTGGCAATGCGATCATCGAGGCCGAGAAAGAGGAGAACGGCGGCAAGATCACCTTCCAGGTTTGGCGCGACAAGAACTACGCCGCGCGCTTCGGCAAGCAGGATGTCGCTGGGGTCGATGTGGACAAGCTCTTCGACGAGGTTCGCGATGACAATTCGCTCTACGACTGGAAGCCCGAGGAGGAGCGCACCAAGGAAGTCACCAAGCTGGGCTTCGACAAGTTTCCCATCGTCCCGGAGACATTCGAGGTGGAGCTGAAGCTGCGCACCATGCCCGCCTACAGCGATACTGCTCCCTACGATTGCCCGAAGACGCAGCAGATCCTCGAGGACGCATGGAAGGTGCTGGAGAAAAAATTCGTCGCAGACCCGAAGGATCCGCGCAGCGGCAAGGGCGGCATCATCGAGGCGATGGCATTGGTCGCATCCGGCAAGCCGGAGCACCGCAAGATCGTGCATGACTGGGTGCGCGGCCCGAACTCGCCATGGCGTCCACCCACGGAGCCCCCCGGAGCGATGTTCGAGCCCGGCTACAAGGGCTACAAGGGCTACCAGAGCTGGCATCATGGTTTCGGCGGGCTCTATTGCGCACTCTATTACGATGCCACCGGCGATGACTTCGTCCTCCCCGCCCTCCGCAAATACGCCATCGACACCGCCATGGGCCAGAGCGGCGGCGGCAGCTGGGGGCACACCTTCGCCTACCCGTCCTTCAACGGCGGCGAGCTGCACAGGATGAACCCCGGATACGGCGCGCTCAACGCCGCCGGGAACCGCTGTTTCTTCCTCATCACACTTGCACAGAAGCTTGGCATCAAGGATCCGGAAATCGATGCCGCCGTGATCCGGGCGCAGAAATTTTTCAGCTCATTCATCGACCAGGGAGCCCTGCCCTACGGCGATCACGGAGCAGCCGGCACCGATGACAGCAACGGCAAGAACACCGGCATCGCCTTCTCCCTGAAACTCCTGGGGGACAAATACGGCGCGAAATATTTCTCGCAGATGTCCACCCACGCCTCCTTCACCCCGCGCGGCGGGCACGCCCACGACTACCACACCCAATGGTCTGCCTGGGGAGCCACGCTGTGCGGCCCCGAGGGGCGCATCGCCGCGGAGCGCAACATGCGCTGGAGCCGCACGCTTGCACGAATGTTCGACGGCAGCTTCGTCTATCACTCGCCCGGCGGCTACAGCGCGCTGCGCGATCCGACCGCCACCCAGGTCTTCAACCAGGCCGTCATTTACAAACAGACCCTCATCACCGGCAAGGACGAGGACAAGGAGCTGTGGACGACCGAGCGCGAGATGAAGCAGTTGCTCACCAGCGCGCGCGGACAGCTCAACGACCCTGCCCTCATCGCGCGTTCCGGAAAGCCATGGCAGGAGCGCAGCACCGATGAGATCTTCGACCTGCTCGACATCTTCTTTCCGAAAGCGCGCGGAGCCTACGCAGATGAACTGGGCAAGCGCTACCAGGCCGGCGAAAAGGAAATCCTGCCCCGACTCGTGGAGTTGCTCGGCAGCGATGAGCCGCGCCTCCGCGAGGGCGCCTGCCGCGGCCTGCTCGCCTGCGGTAATGATGCCGTGTTGGAAAACCTTTCCAAACTCACCAAGCTCCTCGACGACCCCAAGGACTTCGTGCGCATCAGCGCGGTCAATGTGATCTCGAAGAGCACCGAGACCGAGGAAACCCAGCTCGCGATGCTGGAAGCCACGGCCGCGCCGCAGCAGGCGGTCGCGCCAAACAGCGTCCGAAACGCCACCCAAGTTCCGCTTTTCGGCGATGACAGCCCGCTCGCGAAATCGCCCTTCGAGGCCGGCTTCGACGAGGATCTCGTTTACCGCGCCTTGGAAAAACTGATTGAGCTCGATCCCGTCGGCAAGGGTTTCATCGCTTCCAGAAACGGCGTATGGGACAAGGAAACCGTCGTCAGGCTCGCCGGGCCGCTGACCTTCGCGGCCGAGGAGGAACAGATCGGGGACCAGATGTTCGCCAACCGCGCTGCGCCGGCGAGGGAGTTGCTCCGCAAGTTCGGATACCGCGAGGCTTATGAGGCGTCCGCTCACCTGTTGCGCAAAAAGGCGGGCGTACCGCGCGACATCCGCGCCAAGGTCACGTTCAAGGATCCGCTGATCGACCCGCCCATCGTTCTGGGCAGTCCGGGCGCTTTCAGGGACTTTGCGGGCTTCCTCAGAACCGTCCTGACCGACGACCCGAACCTCTCGGTCACGACCAAGGACGAGAGAAACAAATGGGTGGAGGTGACAACCAACCTCGACACGCTCCTTGCCAGGATCGAGGCGGCGAAACCCGTGCCCAATCTACCCAGCATCGCCGATGAGGCGGGCTCGTTTTTTCGGAAAAACCTGGATGCGGCCGACGGCACGGGGGCGAAGCTGAAACTCTGCCGAGCCACCCTCGCCGATCCAGACCGCAAGGATTACTTCCGCAAGATGGCGGCGATGGATTACCTCGCCGAGACCCTCGGGCCGGATGCGTTGGAGGATTTCGCGCCGTATCTGAGCCATCCTTACTGGAGGCTGCGCGAGCACAGCCGCAAGCTAGCCCCCGGACTCGTTGCGGGCAGCGGAAACCTGCTCAACGACCTGTTTGCGAAAACCAAGGATCCGCGCGCCGCCTCCGGCATCCTCGATACGCTCGCGCTCTGCAAGGTGGAGTCCGGCCTTTCCACCGCGAAGCAGGCGATGTCCCACGAAGAGCCGCTTGTCCGCCAATCCGCGATCCGTGCGACCATGGCCCTCGGGGGAAATGCGGTGATCCCGGAAGTCGTCGCCCACCTGAAGGCGTCAACTTCGAAGGAAGACCTGCGCGGCTGCGAGGAAGCGCTCGATCCACTCATCGGCGATCCCGCGTTCGATGCGGCCTTGCGCGACGCTCTGATCGCCATGCTTCCGGATGCCGAGCCATCCGCCCGGCCCATCGCTTACTACCTCATTGCCCGCATCGGCGACGCGCCATCCATCGATGTGCTCAAAAAAGCCGCGCAGACCGACAGCCTAACGGAATTCGAGGAGATTTGCTACGCGCTCTCCTACTCTCCGAGCCGGGCTGCGGACAAGCTCATGCTCGAGCTCGCAGCCACGGACAAGCGCAGCGCGGAGATCGTCGGCGCCCATTCCGTCCGCCGCATGGTCATCGGCCCCAAGGGCTATGGCGATGTCACGGTTGCCGAGAAAATGGATTTCGCCGAGGCGATGCTCAAGCTCGCGCTCGACAGGCAGCTCATCACCCAACTCAGCCACATCCCGGAAGCCCGCGCCATGCGCGCCCTGATGTTCTGCCTTGAAAAGGGAGTGGAAAGCGCCGCCGGGAACCTCATCACCTGCGCCGAGGGCATGGGCAAGCTTTCCCCGGCCGATTCCGAAATCGCCGCCAAGGCGCTTCAGGATGTCATCGAGTACATCGAGGTCACCAGGCTACGGGGAGGCATCCAGGCGCACATGAGCAAGGATGACAAATACGTCGAGTGGAAGGAGCTCCAGGCGCGTGCCGGGAAAGTCCTGCTCAGGATCCACAAACCCGGCGAGGCTCCCATCCCCGAGTTCGACACCCTGGAATTCGAATGA
- the galK gene encoding galactokinase: protein MLTPNPPIATLVSEARNELRSRFGCEATILAAAPGRVNLIGEHIDYCDGFVLPFAIERTVLIAAAPNGSDEARVATAFDSEPAVFPASGAQQKGSPKWANYLRGVIHGFHRRGIAIPGFDAFIVSSLPGGAGLSSSAALECAAATLLEALTGTTLGTREKALLAQKAEHDFAGVPCGIMDQFASAFGKEDQLILIDCRSGEPEMVPFADPSLTILVSNTKVSHELSDGGYAARRKSTEDGLAAIGKPSWRDVSQADLVAAEGHMDETTYRRSRHVVGEIARTMAAVEALKGGDFQELGRLMYESHNSLRDDFSVSCPELDHLVETASGIDGVIGARMTGGGFGGSTVTLCEAGKAEAIAAALAESYGASFGFAPEIFASRPAEGARLLAAT from the coding sequence ATGCTGACCCCCAACCCTCCCATCGCCACGCTCGTTTCCGAAGCGAGAAACGAGCTCCGCTCGCGCTTCGGCTGCGAGGCCACGATCCTTGCCGCCGCCCCCGGCCGCGTGAACCTCATCGGCGAGCACATCGATTACTGCGATGGCTTCGTCCTGCCATTCGCCATCGAGCGGACGGTTCTCATCGCCGCCGCGCCGAACGGGAGCGACGAGGCAAGGGTGGCGACCGCCTTCGACTCCGAACCCGCCGTGTTCCCGGCATCCGGCGCACAGCAAAAAGGCTCGCCGAAATGGGCCAACTACCTGCGTGGCGTGATCCACGGTTTCCACCGGCGCGGCATAGCCATCCCGGGCTTCGATGCCTTCATCGTCTCCAGCCTGCCGGGCGGGGCGGGGCTTTCCTCATCCGCCGCGCTTGAGTGCGCCGCCGCTACCCTGCTGGAGGCGCTCACCGGCACCACCTTGGGCACCCGTGAAAAAGCCTTGCTCGCGCAAAAAGCCGAGCATGATTTCGCGGGCGTGCCCTGCGGCATCATGGATCAGTTCGCATCCGCCTTCGGAAAGGAGGACCAGCTCATCCTCATCGACTGCCGCTCCGGCGAGCCGGAAATGGTGCCTTTCGCAGACCCCTCGCTGACCATCCTCGTCTCCAACACGAAAGTCTCCCACGAGCTCTCCGACGGAGGCTATGCAGCCCGCAGGAAAAGCACCGAGGACGGGCTGGCCGCCATCGGCAAGCCAAGCTGGCGCGATGTTTCCCAGGCGGATCTCGTTGCGGCAGAAGGGCACATGGATGAAACCACCTACCGCCGCTCGCGCCATGTCGTCGGCGAGATCGCCCGCACCATGGCCGCGGTCGAAGCCCTCAAAGGCGGTGATTTCCAGGAACTCGGACGCCTCATGTATGAAAGCCACAACTCCCTTCGCGACGACTTCTCGGTCTCATGCCCGGAGCTGGACCATCTCGTGGAGACGGCTTCCGGAATCGATGGGGTCATCGGGGCGCGAATGACTGGCGGCGGCTTCGGGGGCTCCACCGTCACCCTCTGCGAGGCCGGCAAGGCGGAAGCGATCGCCGCCGCCCTCGCGGAATCCTACGGGGCGAGCTTCGGCTTCGCTCCGGAAATCTTCGCAAGCCGCCCTGCCGAGGGCGCGAGGCTGCTTGCGGCCACCTGA
- a CDS encoding solute:sodium symporter family transporter produces the protein MTIISLILFTAFAAGLTWFITRKDEKESSEGFFLGGRSLTFPIIAGSLLLTNLSTEQMVGLNGAAFAHGLSVMAWEVVAVVALVLMAIFFLPRFLRTGITTVPQFLELRYDRTTQSIANTIFLLAYTFLLIPLILYTGAIGLISIVDLKGLTGIENETTLLRGTVVLIGVMGMLYSRFGGLRTLAVLDTINGIGLLVGGMLVAYFALNAAGAGEGISAGWASLKEAQPARMNSMGAEGSEVPFSTLFTGVALLNLFYWCTNQQIIQRTFGASSLAEGQKGVLLTGALKLLGPLYLVLPGLVAFQLYAGKGISNDQAYGTLVRDLLPGPLTGFFAAVMIGAILSSFNAALNSTSALFSIGLYKHVLNPSGTEKQTVRAAKWFVVIVAIAAMVGAPLLAGQDTIFGYLQKMNAIYFIPIFSVVVVGMLHPRVPAWAASIAMLAGILMISLGYFVPAFDTAMKDAGLHGFHFIGIVFAILVIFLLIVGKVAPRAEAWKISTSNDIDLTPWKGAKLASALLILVVIGIYAAFAG, from the coding sequence ATGACCATTATCTCCCTCATCCTGTTCACCGCCTTCGCGGCAGGCCTCACCTGGTTCATCACCCGCAAGGATGAAAAGGAAAGCTCGGAAGGTTTCTTCCTCGGCGGCCGCTCGCTCACCTTCCCCATCATCGCCGGCTCCCTGCTGCTGACCAATCTCTCCACCGAGCAGATGGTCGGCCTGAACGGCGCCGCCTTCGCCCACGGCCTGAGCGTGATGGCATGGGAGGTCGTCGCTGTCGTCGCCCTCGTCCTGATGGCGATCTTCTTCCTGCCGCGCTTCCTCCGCACCGGCATCACCACCGTCCCGCAGTTCCTTGAGCTCCGCTACGACCGCACCACCCAGTCCATCGCCAACACCATTTTCCTCCTGGCCTACACCTTCCTCCTCATCCCGCTCATCCTCTACACGGGCGCGATCGGCCTCATCAGCATCGTCGACCTGAAAGGCCTCACCGGGATCGAGAACGAAACCACCCTGCTGCGCGGCACCGTCGTCCTCATCGGTGTCATGGGAATGCTCTACTCCCGCTTCGGCGGCCTGCGCACGCTCGCCGTGCTCGATACGATCAACGGCATCGGCCTGCTCGTCGGCGGAATGCTCGTCGCGTATTTCGCCCTCAATGCCGCAGGCGCCGGCGAAGGCATCTCGGCCGGATGGGCCTCGCTCAAGGAAGCCCAGCCCGCACGCATGAACTCGATGGGTGCCGAGGGTTCCGAAGTCCCCTTCTCCACCCTCTTCACCGGCGTCGCCCTGCTAAACCTCTTCTACTGGTGCACGAACCAGCAGATCATCCAGCGCACCTTCGGCGCATCCAGCCTTGCGGAAGGCCAGAAGGGCGTGCTGCTCACCGGAGCCCTGAAACTCCTCGGGCCGCTCTACCTCGTTCTCCCGGGTCTCGTCGCCTTCCAGCTCTACGCGGGCAAGGGAATTTCCAACGACCAGGCATACGGCACCCTCGTCCGCGACCTCCTTCCCGGCCCGCTCACCGGATTTTTCGCGGCGGTCATGATCGGAGCCATCCTCAGTTCCTTCAACGCGGCGCTCAACAGCACCTCCGCCCTCTTCTCCATCGGCCTCTACAAGCATGTCCTCAATCCATCCGGCACGGAAAAGCAAACCGTCCGCGCCGCGAAATGGTTCGTGGTGATCGTGGCCATCGCCGCGATGGTCGGCGCCCCGCTCCTCGCCGGCCAGGACACGATCTTCGGATACCTGCAGAAGATGAACGCGATCTACTTCATCCCCATCTTCTCGGTCGTCGTCGTCGGGATGCTCCATCCCCGCGTCCCCGCATGGGCCGCTTCCATCGCGATGCTCGCCGGGATCCTGATGATCTCGCTCGGATACTTCGTCCCCGCCTTCGACACCGCCATGAAGGACGCAGGCCTCCACGGCTTCCATTTCATCGGTATCGTCTTCGCCATCCTCGTCATCTTCCTGCTCATCGTCGGGAAGGTCGCCCCACGGGCGGAGGCATGGAAGATCTCGACCTCAAACGACATCGACCTCACCCCGTGGAAGGGGGCGAAACTCGCCAGCGCCCTTCTGATACTTGTCGTCATCGGCATTTACGCCGCCTTTGCAGGCTGA